From the Effusibacillus pohliae DSM 22757 genome, the window GTACATTCCATGTAAAGGATTTTTTTGTTATATCTGCGCAAGGAGAAAATAACAAAATCGTCTGTCAACATTTATGCAACGCTAGTGGTCCCCGAAGTTTCGACATGAAGTTTCAGTGCATTAATAAAAATTTTTTCGAAATTCAGGGACGGTATTTATAACAAAATTATTTATGTGTTTGGACGTATTTGACTACCTCATAAACCTGTCTGACTATAACTTTCATTGACTTCTTCTCAGCGCCTGATCAAGGTCATAGATCAAATCGTCCACCGTTTCTGTTCCGATTGACAACCTTACCATGTCAGGCGTGACACCGGTCGACAACTGCTGCTCTTTTGTCAACTGCTGATGGGTGGTACTGGCCGGGTGAATCACAAGCGACTTCGAATCCCCAACGTTTGCCAGATGGGAGAACAATTCAAGGGAATCAATAAATTTCCTCCCTGCTTCTAGTCCCCCTTGAATGCCGAATGTCAAAATTGCTCCCTGCCCATTTGGCAGATATTTCTGCGCCAGCTTGTAATAGGAGCTCGACTCCAATCCTGGGTAGTTCACCCAATTAACCAGTTCGTGATTCTCGAGGAATCGCGCAACCGCCAGCGCATTCTGGGAATGGCGCTCCAGCCGCAGGTGCAGCGTCTCAAGCCCTTGCAGCATCATAAACGAGTTGAACGGGGAGATTGCGGCTCCAAGATCGCGCATGAGTTGTACGCGTGCTTTCACGATATACGCCAGGTTGCCCAATGCTTCCGTGTACGAAATTCCGTGATAACTCGGATCCGCATCGACAAGACCCGGAAACTTTCCATTCGTCCAATCAAATGTTCCGCCGTCGACAATAATACCGCCGATGGAGGTACCGTGGCCGCCAATGAACTTCGTCGCCGAATGAACGACGATGTCAGCGCCGTGTTCAATCGGACGACACAGGTAAGGCGATGCGAACGTGTTGTCGATAATTAACGGAACGCCTGCATCATGAGCCACTTTTGCAACTGCGGATATATCCAAGACATCGATCCGCGGATTGCCGATCGTTTCCGCATAGACTGCCTTCGTCCGGTCTGTGATCGCTCTGCGAAAGTTCTCCGGATCGGCAGGATCCACAAACTTCACTTCAATCCCTAACTTTTTCAGTGTGATGGCAAACAGATTGTAAGTTCCGCCATAAAGATTCGTGGAAGATACAATCTCGTCTCCGGGGCCTGCGATATTCAAGATCGAGTAGGTAATCGCCGCCTGACCGGAAGATGTGGCAAGTGCAGCCACGCCTCCTTCCAGCAGCGCCACCCTTTTTTCAAACACGTCTTGTGTGGGATTCATAATACGGGTATAGATATTTCCTGTTTCTTGCAAGGAAAACAGGTTTGCCGCATGCTCCGTATCACGAAATACATACGATGTGGTTTGATAAATCGGAACCGCCCGTGCCCCAGTAACCGGATCCGGTTCTTGTCCGCCGTGCACTGATAATGTTTCGAGACCCCATTTGTGTTCTGTCATGAATGTTTCTCCTTTCGATTGGTATCTTAAACCCCCATGCCCCTGGCGGGGCACAATATGACCAATGAAAATCGCTGGATGCGCTATTTTCTCATCAAATATTAGGAGGTTGTTAAAATGCCGAAATTAACCTTTACTTCGAATGTTGTGTGGTCCGGTGAAAGTGTCCGCTCAGTCGCCCACATTAACGGAAAACAAGTCATTATTGACGAACCGCTTTCCTTAGGAGGCACTGATCAAGGTCCGAATCCGGTTGAACTTGTATTGGCGGCTCTTGGAGGATGCCTCAATGTCCTCATTGCCAGTTTCGCGAAACATCATGGGGTGGAACTGATCGGGTCAAAGGTGTACGTGGAGGGAGATCTCGATCCCAACGGTTTTTTGGAGAAAGATCCAAACGTTCGTCCGGGATTCCAGGAGGTTCGGTATCGGATTGATATTGACTCACCATCTTCTCCAGAAAGAATTCAATCTCTGATTGAGCATGTCGAGAGGGTTTGCCCTGTAAAAGATATTCTTCGAGGTGTGCCGACATTCGCACTGCAGTCCCAAAACAGTTAAATCAATGGCGAACAGATGTTTTTGGACACCCCATGCATCATGGTGTGGACTCTAGACAATAACCCCCCTCTCTTAAGAG encodes:
- a CDS encoding homocysteine synthase, which encodes MTEHKWGLETLSVHGGQEPDPVTGARAVPIYQTTSYVFRDTEHAANLFSLQETGNIYTRIMNPTQDVFEKRVALLEGGVAALATSSGQAAITYSILNIAGPGDEIVSSTNLYGGTYNLFAITLKKLGIEVKFVDPADPENFRRAITDRTKAVYAETIGNPRIDVLDISAVAKVAHDAGVPLIIDNTFASPYLCRPIEHGADIVVHSATKFIGGHGTSIGGIIVDGGTFDWTNGKFPGLVDADPSYHGISYTEALGNLAYIVKARVQLMRDLGAAISPFNSFMMLQGLETLHLRLERHSQNALAVARFLENHELVNWVNYPGLESSSYYKLAQKYLPNGQGAILTFGIQGGLEAGRKFIDSLELFSHLANVGDSKSLVIHPASTTHQQLTKEQQLSTGVTPDMVRLSIGTETVDDLIYDLDQALRRSQ
- a CDS encoding OsmC family protein, whose translation is MPKLTFTSNVVWSGESVRSVAHINGKQVIIDEPLSLGGTDQGPNPVELVLAALGGCLNVLIASFAKHHGVELIGSKVYVEGDLDPNGFLEKDPNVRPGFQEVRYRIDIDSPSSPERIQSLIEHVERVCPVKDILRGVPTFALQSQNS